Proteins encoded in a region of the Triticum dicoccoides isolate Atlit2015 ecotype Zavitan chromosome 3A, WEW_v2.0, whole genome shotgun sequence genome:
- the LOC119272869 gene encoding uncharacterized protein LOC119272869: protein MGPGRTVRPPRNAPQSQGQHSGSTSASKSRKVRGINKGKGLERLIKRAGHPLNLTISEERRPIGENNELLSREIGLLTRYHAPIQRAGWHSLTEDDKEPLYELLKLKFNLDFTQDHIKGCVDLLFSSSYKSFRHKCYEHYVKSGDDARSNPYPPLIDNRVGDWIWLCDHFETEEFKKRSTIGKANRSNLPYVHKKGTKSFVAVQHELNCGDIRLYKECYSSDKKGWASEDARNKHEEMLQKQKEPIEEGEVPLTEQQICEHVLGKAYGYVRGRGHGPKPNRRAYSSTSSSTQHVVEELASTKEIVATQQTQIEAQQSQLEAQQKKIDWLQSVVSNLVGISPPMDGTSATGLGFTTERPMPSDGIGSLMSNTVERMSSFPRSFAR, encoded by the exons ATGGGACCTGGACGAACAGTCCGGCCACCAAGAAATGCCCCGCAATCTCAAGGTCAACATTCTGGGAGTACCTCAGCATCAAAATCCAGGAAGGTACGTGGGATAAATAAGGGAAAGGGCTTGGAGCGTTTGATCAAAAGGGCAGGTCATCCACTAAACTTGACCATCTCCGAAGAGAGAAGACCTATTGGAGAAAATAATGAATTACTTTCCAGAGAGATTGGACTTCTTACACGGTACCATGCACCTATCCAACGTGCCGGGTGGCATAGtctgactgaggatgataaggagccGTTGTATGAACTTCTAAAG CTTAAGTTCAATCTTGATTTCACCCAAGATCATATCAAAGGCTGTGTGGATCTGCTATTCTCTTCAAGCTACAAAAGTTTCCGTCACAAGTGTTATGAACATTATGTAAAATCTGGTGATGATGCTAGAAGCAATCCATATCCTCCCCTTATTGATAATAGAGTTGGAGACTGGATTTGGCTCTGTGATCATTTTGAAACAGAAGAATTTAAG AAACGGTCCACAATTGGGAAGGCTAACCGCTCAAACCTACCTTATGTTCACAAGAAGGGAACAAAGTCATTTGTAGCGGTTCAACATGAATTA AATTGTGGCGATATCAGACTATACAAGGAGTGTTACTCTAGTGATAAGAAGGGATGGGCATCAGAAGATGCCAGGAATAAACAT GAAGAAATGTTGCAAAAGCAAAAGGAACCTATAGAGGAGGGTGAAGTACCTTTAACAGAGCAACAGATTTGCGAGCATGTGCTAGGTAAGGCATATGGTTACGTCAGAGGTCGGGGTCATGGACCAAAACCAAATAGAAGGGCTTACTCAAGCACATCAAGCTCAACTCAGCATGTAGTGGAAGAATTGGCCTCTACAAAGGAGATTGTTGCTACGCAGCAAACTCAAATTGAGGCTCAACAATCTCAACTTGAAGCTCAACAGAAGAAGATCGATTGGCTACAAAGTGTCGTGTCTAACTTGGTTGGCATTTCACCTCCTATGGACGGCACTAGTGCAACAGGGCTAGGTTTCACAACTGAGCGGCCAATGCCATCTGACGGAATAG GTTCGCTGATGTCTAACACTGTAGAAAGGATGTCAAGTTTTCCAAGATCATTTGCAAGGTAA